A DNA window from Chitinibacter fontanus contains the following coding sequences:
- a CDS encoding phosphoethanolamine transferase produces MDSVFLRDLTLRSMAWKAQFAAVWPYCLLVATLGVAITVGHDDWRVGQVFVLALPAPLLLLYQSRSQWQKILQLVAAAIWAGLFIVDGAIRAYLLATYQALPNSALVLAALANTNPRESIEYLHMYQYQIYFWAGFALLALLSMAYCLRRWWRGERPAITWGRASWTITLLLLALIFAALALKPWRRYHPVIFWPMWWQQLNQLEAGWADMTAHRAKLLSHAQQTKLHLNIATPNTLVVVISDSVNRQNLSLYGYPRLTSPQMQHKQGELGQALQVVPYAWSSAAATVPALRNFFYFGEPEATPAQHLLAIARDAGYKIWWISNHDDVAIEQEHARFSHAAHFINSQPGRSAKSLDQQVKPLLQQALADAAAHKLIIVHLLGAHPHYRLRYPATTTDFGADTVEQQLQAQGRSAYLRTLRREYDAALRYHDQVMADLLALTQTASGERAWLYFSDHGQEVAHTLDHAGHSQQSAAGYRIPLMIWQSQWAADRQLPARARSDWLAWTVLRLLHLDWQLYRPECDLLHPDYQWQAPALGIPIDFDT; encoded by the coding sequence ATGGACAGTGTTTTTTTGCGTGACTTAACGCTGCGTAGCATGGCTTGGAAAGCTCAGTTTGCTGCAGTCTGGCCCTATTGCCTGCTAGTGGCCACCTTGGGTGTAGCGATTACGGTTGGGCATGATGATTGGCGGGTAGGGCAGGTTTTTGTGCTGGCATTGCCAGCGCCGCTGCTACTGCTTTATCAGAGCCGCAGCCAATGGCAAAAAATACTCCAGCTCGTTGCCGCTGCAATCTGGGCGGGCTTATTTATTGTTGATGGCGCTATCCGCGCCTATTTATTAGCGACGTATCAGGCGCTGCCCAATAGTGCTTTGGTGCTGGCCGCACTAGCAAATACCAATCCACGCGAATCAATTGAATACCTGCACATGTACCAGTACCAGATTTACTTTTGGGCTGGTTTTGCACTATTGGCTTTGCTGAGTATGGCGTATTGTCTGCGTAGATGGTGGCGTGGCGAGCGGCCTGCTATCACCTGGGGGCGTGCGAGTTGGACGATTACTCTTTTGCTGTTAGCACTCATTTTTGCTGCTTTGGCGCTTAAACCCTGGCGGCGCTATCACCCAGTGATTTTCTGGCCTATGTGGTGGCAGCAACTCAATCAGCTGGAAGCTGGCTGGGCAGATATGACTGCTCACAGGGCTAAGTTGCTCAGCCATGCCCAGCAAACCAAGTTGCATTTAAATATAGCCACGCCCAATACGCTGGTGGTGGTGATTAGCGATAGTGTTAATCGGCAAAACTTAAGCCTATACGGTTATCCGCGCCTGACCAGCCCGCAGATGCAGCACAAACAAGGAGAGCTGGGTCAAGCTTTGCAGGTGGTGCCATACGCTTGGTCGAGCGCTGCAGCTACCGTTCCGGCCTTGCGCAATTTCTTTTATTTTGGCGAGCCTGAAGCGACGCCTGCGCAGCATCTACTTGCGATCGCACGTGATGCAGGTTACAAAATCTGGTGGATTTCCAACCACGATGATGTTGCGATCGAGCAAGAGCATGCGCGGTTTAGTCATGCAGCCCATTTTATTAATTCCCAGCCTGGGCGCTCGGCCAAAAGTCTGGATCAGCAAGTGAAGCCTTTGCTGCAACAGGCGCTTGCAGATGCTGCTGCACATAAATTGATCATCGTGCACTTATTGGGCGCGCACCCCCACTATCGCTTACGTTATCCGGCGACGACAACAGACTTTGGAGCGGATACTGTCGAGCAGCAATTGCAAGCACAGGGTAGATCGGCGTATTTGCGTACCTTGCGGCGCGAATACGATGCCGCGCTCCGTTATCACGATCAAGTCATGGCTGACTTATTAGCATTAACTCAGACGGCTTCAGGGGAACGGGCATGGCTGTATTTTTCCGATCATGGGCAAGAGGTGGCGCATACGCTCGACCATGCCGGACATAGCCAGCAAAGCGCTGCGGGCTATCGCATCCCCCTGATGATCTGGCAAAGCCAGTGGGCGGCAGATCGTCAATTGCCCGCCCGCGCCCGGTCCGATTGGTTGGCTTGGACTGTGTTACGGTTGTTACATCTCGATTGGCAGCTGTATCGTCCTGAGTGCGATCTGCTACACCCTGACTATCAATGGCAAGCGCCTGCACTGGGTATCCCCATTGATTTTGATACGTAA
- a CDS encoding lytic polysaccharide monooxygenase → MHVPRNGYALPVRIALGLGLLTAGQLVLAHGSMEVPVSRVLSCFNEGPENPKSAACQAAVSVSGPQFLYDWSGVNQLPAGNHKGFVPDGQLCAGGKANYAGLNLPRTDWSATNIAPDANGKFEFTFNAPAPHATTDWVFYVTKDGWNPNQALSWSDLEGVYGEGFCKFSDKAKNLPVVTADKRYKMSCTLPKKTGKHIIFVTWQRSDSAEAFYSCSDVNFPGTISTYKELGQIRAQANLAEKSTVTFRLFDKNGVDLESSQIVADFDAQTGADLTQMNIWPYFLAQKVNGSSKFVSVGVLQANGAVAPVQSAQENRVYSRSGEDYIFRVDISSPANVTPKPVVTPTPAPVVTPTPAPVVTPTPAPVVTPTPKPVVTPTPAPVVTATPGPVVTPTAKPVVTPTPTPAPVVTPTAKPVVTPTAAPSNSCVAAWEAGKVYAAPGTKVSYGGRNFENKWWTTNEKPDLNSQWGVWKDLGVCK, encoded by the coding sequence ATGCATGTACCACGCAACGGGTATGCTCTGCCCGTACGTATCGCACTTGGCCTTGGTTTACTAACTGCGGGTCAGTTGGTATTAGCTCATGGCTCGATGGAAGTACCCGTTAGCCGCGTATTAAGCTGCTTTAACGAAGGCCCGGAAAATCCAAAATCAGCAGCTTGCCAAGCGGCAGTTTCTGTTTCTGGCCCGCAGTTTCTGTATGACTGGTCAGGCGTCAATCAGTTGCCTGCCGGTAATCACAAAGGTTTTGTGCCGGATGGTCAGCTCTGTGCAGGTGGTAAAGCCAATTATGCCGGCTTGAATTTGCCACGCACCGACTGGTCTGCGACCAATATCGCTCCCGATGCGAATGGTAAATTTGAATTTACTTTCAATGCCCCTGCGCCACATGCGACTACCGACTGGGTGTTTTATGTGACTAAAGATGGCTGGAATCCTAATCAGGCTCTGTCTTGGAGCGATTTGGAAGGCGTTTACGGCGAAGGCTTTTGCAAATTTAGCGATAAAGCTAAAAACCTTCCAGTGGTGACTGCGGATAAGCGCTACAAAATGTCGTGCACTTTGCCGAAGAAAACCGGCAAGCACATTATTTTTGTAACTTGGCAGCGTAGCGATAGTGCCGAGGCATTCTATTCTTGCTCGGATGTGAACTTCCCGGGCACGATTTCCACTTACAAAGAGCTCGGTCAGATTCGTGCACAAGCCAATTTGGCAGAGAAATCGACCGTGACATTCCGCCTGTTTGATAAAAACGGGGTGGATCTGGAGTCGTCACAAATCGTAGCTGATTTTGATGCACAGACTGGCGCAGATCTGACGCAAATGAATATCTGGCCATATTTCCTGGCGCAGAAAGTGAATGGTTCATCGAAGTTTGTGAGCGTTGGTGTGTTGCAAGCCAATGGTGCCGTTGCGCCAGTGCAAAGCGCGCAAGAAAACCGCGTATATAGCCGCAGTGGTGAAGACTATATTTTCCGTGTGGATATTTCCTCACCGGCTAATGTCACACCAAAACCCGTTGTGACCCCGACACCTGCACCGGTGGTTACGCCAACTCCTGCGCCAGTGGTAACCCCGACCCCAGCTCCAGTTGTGACACCGACTCCAAAGCCAGTGGTTACTCCTACACCAGCCCCAGTGGTAACTGCTACACCAGGTCCTGTTGTTACGCCAACTGCTAAACCAGTGGTAACTCCAACCCCGACACCTGCTCCAGTGGTGACACCGACGGCAAAACCGGTCGTTACGCCAACCGCAGCACCAAGCAATAGCTGCGTGGCGGCATGGGAAGCGGGCAAAGTCTATGCCGCTCCAGGTACAAAAGTGAGCTACGGTGGTCGCAACTTTGAAAATAAATGGTGGACGACCAATGAGAAGCCAGATCTAAACAGCCAATGGGGTGTTTGGAAAGATCTAGGCGTCTGCAAGTAA
- a CDS encoding M48 family metallopeptidase, producing the protein MRWNKSPDAALATKSLSSIALQASFKLASGHIPYTVQRSARRRSIGLKIDATGLTIILPQRAPLQEAERVIGLKLNWIQAKLAERAARPAASLPPPLHWGGTVWWMGEPRSLQPALRGKLTPETLYLCAANEARIAEALARFYQRSAKSYFAERVAIWSTRMDLHPKQLALSSARSRWGSCTSAGVVRLNWRLMQAPASVIDYVVIHELAHLAEMNHSARFWAIVAAVCPHWKTERHWLKQHGAALLGW; encoded by the coding sequence GTGAGATGGAACAAATCACCGGACGCGGCCCTTGCTACCAAAAGTCTGAGTAGTATTGCTTTGCAGGCCAGTTTCAAATTGGCTTCTGGCCATATACCCTACACAGTTCAGCGCAGTGCCCGCCGACGCAGCATCGGTTTGAAAATTGATGCGACGGGTCTGACGATTATCCTACCGCAACGCGCACCCTTACAGGAAGCCGAGCGGGTGATTGGCCTGAAACTGAACTGGATTCAGGCCAAACTCGCTGAACGTGCTGCTCGCCCCGCAGCCAGCTTGCCACCGCCACTGCATTGGGGGGGAACAGTATGGTGGATGGGGGAGCCGCGCAGTTTGCAGCCTGCCTTGCGTGGGAAATTGACCCCCGAGACCTTGTACTTGTGTGCCGCCAATGAAGCGCGTATTGCCGAAGCGCTGGCCCGTTTTTATCAACGCAGCGCGAAGTCTTATTTTGCCGAGCGCGTGGCGATCTGGTCTACCCGCATGGACTTGCATCCGAAGCAACTGGCGTTGTCCTCGGCACGTAGTCGCTGGGGCAGTTGCACCAGTGCCGGGGTGGTGCGACTTAATTGGCGACTGATGCAAGCTCCCGCCAGTGTGATTGATTATGTGGTGATTCATGAATTGGCCCATCTGGCCGAAATGAATCACTCGGCGCGCTTTTGGGCTATTGTAGCTGCGGTGTGCCCGCACTGGAAAACCGAACGCCATTGGCTCAAACAACATGGTGCTGCCCTGTTGGGGTGGTAA
- a CDS encoding lysophospholipid acyltransferase family protein produces the protein MIWFRSVLYSLGLVVLTPIFAVIALLIFPLSAVNRNKIIAWWSRLMFAWLKITCGLSFKVEGAENIPHGPAMIMCKHQSAWETMALQLIFPPQVWVLKRELLKIPFFGWGLAATSPIAIDRGQRAQAQRQLMEQGRDRLNKGLWIVIFPEGTRIKPGERGQYKQGGARLAKDLEVPIVPVAMNSGEFWPKNSFCKWPGEVTVRIGKPILPEGKNSLALISEVEAWIEGEMEQITGRGPCYQKSE, from the coding sequence ATGATCTGGTTTCGTTCCGTTTTATATAGCTTGGGTTTGGTGGTTTTAACGCCGATTTTCGCAGTGATTGCGCTGTTGATTTTTCCGTTATCGGCGGTGAATCGCAATAAAATTATCGCTTGGTGGTCACGGCTGATGTTTGCTTGGCTCAAAATTACGTGCGGTTTGAGCTTTAAAGTGGAAGGTGCTGAGAATATCCCACATGGCCCGGCGATGATTATGTGTAAGCACCAATCTGCTTGGGAAACCATGGCTTTGCAGCTGATCTTCCCACCGCAAGTGTGGGTGCTCAAACGCGAATTGCTCAAAATCCCATTCTTTGGTTGGGGCTTAGCAGCAACTTCACCGATTGCGATCGATCGTGGCCAGCGCGCACAAGCACAGCGCCAATTGATGGAGCAGGGGCGTGATCGGCTCAATAAAGGCTTGTGGATTGTGATTTTCCCTGAGGGTACACGTATCAAACCGGGTGAGCGCGGTCAATACAAGCAGGGTGGTGCGCGTCTGGCGAAAGATCTGGAGGTGCCGATTGTGCCGGTAGCAATGAACTCTGGTGAGTTTTGGCCTAAAAATTCATTCTGCAAATGGCCAGGTGAAGTGACCGTTCGTATTGGTAAGCCAATTTTGCCGGAAGGAAAAAATTCCTTGGCCTTGATTAGTGAAGTGGAAGCATGGATCGAAGGTGAGATGGAACAAATCACCGGACGCGGCCCTTGCTACCAAAAGTCTGAGTAG
- the gmhB gene encoding D-glycero-beta-D-manno-heptose 1,7-bisphosphate 7-phosphatase, producing the protein MKLLILDRDGVINHDRPDFIKSPDEWIAIPGSLEAIGELTRAGWTIVVATNQSCIGRGIINIDMLNQIHAKMHRAVVNAGGHIDAIFFCPHAPDAACDCRKPAPGMVLDIARRFRVDVEDCLMVGDSLRDLQAVASAGGQAILVRTGNGAKTENDPQLPAGTRIFDDLAAVCDALLAD; encoded by the coding sequence ATGAAGCTGTTGATTCTCGATCGGGATGGGGTGATTAACCACGATCGCCCTGACTTTATCAAATCACCGGATGAGTGGATTGCGATTCCTGGCAGTTTGGAAGCCATTGGCGAATTAACCCGCGCTGGCTGGACTATTGTGGTGGCCACCAACCAAAGCTGTATTGGGCGCGGCATTATTAACATTGATATGCTCAACCAGATTCATGCCAAAATGCACCGCGCGGTCGTTAATGCTGGTGGCCATATTGACGCGATTTTCTTTTGCCCACATGCGCCCGATGCTGCTTGTGATTGCCGCAAACCGGCGCCGGGCATGGTGCTGGATATTGCGCGCCGTTTCCGGGTGGATGTGGAAGATTGCCTGATGGTGGGTGATTCATTGCGTGATTTGCAGGCCGTTGCCAGCGCAGGTGGTCAGGCCATTTTGGTTCGCACGGGTAATGGTGCCAAAACCGAAAATGATCCGCAATTGCCGGCCGGAACCCGTATCTTTGATGATCTGGCTGCGGTCTGTGATGCTTTGCTGGCCGATTAA
- the glyS gene encoding glycine--tRNA ligase subunit beta, whose protein sequence is MNPTLLIELFTEELPPKALSKLGAAFADGIFAELVKLGFVAGDAEAVTFASPRRLAVTIANVAAVQPEQTIEKRGPAVAAGMKDGKPSPALLGFARSCGLAPEAVESLETVHDGKQDVYVFRSVKAGEALAAVLSDIVAATLKKLPAPKMMRWADREGQFIRPVHGLTMLHGSDVIAGKVLHLESGRVTRGHRFLSNGDISINSAEGYARQMHDEGKVIASFAARRALIGEKLKEAAAALNATIAADDALFDEVTALVEWPVVLKGEFEAEFLQVPQECLILTMQQNQKYFPLLDANGKLMNQFLLVSNLQTDDPSHIINGNERVLRARLSDAKFFFEQDKKAKLDTRVGKLANVVYHNKIGSQLERVTRLETIAGEIAKLLGADVSKATRAAYLAKADLSTDMVGEFPELQGIMGQYYAKHDGEDTEVAYAVEAHYKPKFAGDTLPEGAIAQAVSLADKLETLVGIYGIGLIPTGDKDPFALRRAALGVLRMALVQPLDLKVLLSTTAASFPAGLINEGTVEGLYGFMLDRLKNLLVAEYPAADIDAVLALKPTQINDVTTRLAAVAEFKALPESAALAAANKRIRNILKKVEGEVPALNAALLQEAAEKDLFAALEAVQAPVTQALAANDFTNALKQLAALKAPVDAFFDGVMVMADDLAVRGNRLALLSNLAELMNRVAELSLLAE, encoded by the coding sequence ATGAATCCAACATTACTGATTGAACTCTTTACCGAAGAATTGCCACCGAAAGCCTTGTCAAAATTAGGCGCGGCGTTTGCCGATGGGATTTTCGCCGAGTTGGTGAAATTGGGCTTTGTCGCAGGAGATGCTGAGGCAGTTACTTTTGCCAGCCCACGCCGTTTGGCCGTCACGATTGCCAATGTGGCTGCGGTGCAGCCAGAGCAAACCATCGAAAAACGCGGCCCTGCCGTGGCTGCGGGCATGAAAGATGGTAAACCATCGCCTGCGCTACTCGGCTTTGCCCGCTCTTGTGGCCTCGCTCCTGAAGCAGTAGAAAGTTTGGAAACCGTTCACGACGGTAAACAAGACGTGTATGTATTCCGTTCGGTCAAAGCTGGTGAAGCACTCGCTGCCGTATTGAGCGATATCGTAGCTGCGACATTGAAAAAACTGCCTGCACCAAAAATGATGCGCTGGGCAGATCGTGAAGGTCAATTTATCCGCCCAGTTCACGGCTTGACCATGCTGCATGGCAGTGATGTGATTGCCGGTAAAGTATTGCACCTTGAATCAGGTCGCGTTACGCGTGGTCACCGCTTCTTGTCGAATGGTGATATCAGCATTAATAGTGCTGAAGGATACGCGCGCCAGATGCACGATGAGGGTAAAGTGATTGCCAGCTTCGCGGCGCGTCGCGCCTTGATCGGCGAAAAGCTCAAAGAAGCTGCCGCCGCGCTCAATGCAACAATTGCCGCAGATGATGCACTGTTTGACGAAGTGACTGCCTTGGTTGAATGGCCGGTGGTTCTCAAAGGTGAATTTGAAGCCGAGTTCCTACAAGTGCCGCAGGAATGCCTGATTTTGACGATGCAGCAAAATCAGAAATACTTCCCGTTGCTCGATGCGAATGGCAAGTTGATGAACCAGTTCCTGCTGGTATCGAATCTGCAAACCGATGATCCAAGCCACATCATCAACGGTAACGAGCGCGTGTTGCGTGCGCGTTTATCGGATGCGAAATTCTTCTTCGAACAAGACAAAAAAGCCAAGCTCGACACGCGCGTTGGCAAATTGGCCAATGTCGTTTACCACAACAAGATCGGCTCGCAGCTTGAGCGCGTGACGCGCTTGGAAACGATCGCAGGCGAAATCGCCAAGCTGCTCGGCGCTGATGTATCGAAAGCGACGCGCGCAGCGTATTTGGCCAAGGCTGACTTGTCGACCGATATGGTCGGCGAATTTCCAGAGCTGCAAGGCATTATGGGTCAGTACTACGCTAAGCATGATGGCGAGGATACTGAGGTGGCGTATGCGGTTGAAGCGCACTACAAACCTAAGTTTGCTGGTGATACCCTACCTGAAGGCGCAATCGCGCAAGCCGTTTCGTTGGCAGATAAGCTCGAAACCTTGGTCGGTATTTACGGGATTGGCTTGATCCCAACTGGTGATAAAGACCCATTCGCGCTGCGTCGCGCTGCCTTGGGTGTATTGCGCATGGCCTTGGTTCAGCCATTGGATTTGAAAGTCTTGCTGTCGACGACTGCGGCCAGCTTCCCAGCGGGCTTGATCAATGAGGGCACGGTGGAGGGCTTATACGGCTTTATGCTCGACCGCCTGAAAAACTTGCTGGTGGCTGAATATCCGGCAGCGGACATTGATGCGGTATTGGCGCTCAAACCAACGCAAATTAACGATGTCACAACGCGTTTGGCGGCGGTGGCTGAATTTAAAGCCTTGCCAGAGTCTGCAGCGTTGGCGGCGGCGAACAAACGGATTCGCAATATCTTGAAAAAAGTCGAAGGCGAAGTGCCGGCGCTGAATGCTGCACTGCTGCAAGAAGCAGCCGAAAAAGACTTGTTTGCGGCTCTTGAAGCGGTTCAAGCACCTGTGACGCAAGCCCTGGCGGCGAATGACTTTACCAATGCGCTGAAGCAATTGGCCGCGTTGAAAGCACCCGTAGATGCGTTCTTCGACGGCGTGATGGTGATGGCCGATGATCTGGCTGTGCGTGGTAATCGTTTGGCCTTGCTCAGTAACTTGGCTGAGTTGATGAACCGAGTTGCAGAGTTGTCATTGCTGGCTGAATAA
- a CDS encoding surface-adhesin E family protein, translating into MRRLLTASIIGALILPLIACGKFEDGTEGPEPVPYKKTDWRSYGKMPEFETLVDVNSIKHDEGYSEQNYTFVWMVQRFNEDQIDGTSKGKYRNKYTRQVIDCPSGKMAGVAVSMNDADDEEVARYDVPGFQWEFTKPQAGTFGEDFVNQICKMMAAKDAAAQE; encoded by the coding sequence ATGCGACGTCTTCTCACTGCTTCAATCATTGGCGCTCTTATTTTGCCATTAATCGCTTGCGGTAAATTTGAAGACGGCACGGAAGGCCCCGAGCCGGTGCCGTATAAAAAAACCGATTGGCGTAGTTACGGCAAAATGCCCGAGTTTGAAACCTTGGTGGATGTCAACTCCATCAAGCATGACGAAGGCTACTCGGAGCAAAACTACACCTTTGTTTGGATGGTGCAGCGGTTTAATGAAGATCAGATCGATGGCACCTCCAAAGGCAAGTACCGCAATAAATACACTCGGCAGGTGATCGACTGCCCGTCGGGCAAGATGGCCGGGGTGGCGGTTTCAATGAATGATGCCGATGACGAAGAAGTAGCGCGTTATGATGTACCCGGCTTTCAATGGGAATTTACCAAGCCGCAAGCCGGAACATTTGGCGAAGACTTTGTGAATCAAATTTGTAAAATGATGGCGGCGAAAGATGCCGCAGCACAAGAGTAA
- the glyQ gene encoding glycine--tRNA ligase subunit alpha, whose protein sequence is MLTFQEILLKLQNYWSDHGCALLQPYDIEVGAGTFHTATFLRSLGPEPWNAAYVQPCRRPKDGRYGENPNRCQHYYQYQVALKPSPDNIQELYLGSLEYLGIDTKVHDVRFVEDDWESPTLGAWGLGWEVWLNGMEVTQFTYFQQVGGLDCKPVLGEITYGVERLAMYLQGVDNIYDIVWTEYPNGQKVTYGDIYHQNEVEQSIYNFEQSNVPFLFDQFNHFESEARRLIEGGLALPGFEMVMKCSHMFNLLDARGAISVTERAAYIGRVRTLARLVAQAYYDSREALGFPMCSAAELAATK, encoded by the coding sequence ATGCTGACTTTTCAGGAAATTCTATTAAAACTCCAGAATTACTGGAGCGACCACGGTTGTGCCTTGCTGCAGCCTTATGACATCGAAGTAGGTGCTGGTACATTCCATACGGCTACTTTCTTGCGCTCACTGGGCCCTGAGCCTTGGAATGCCGCCTATGTGCAGCCTTGCCGCCGCCCGAAAGATGGACGTTACGGCGAAAACCCGAATCGCTGCCAGCATTACTACCAGTACCAAGTTGCGCTCAAACCTTCTCCCGATAATATCCAAGAGCTGTATCTGGGCTCGCTCGAATACCTCGGTATCGACACCAAAGTGCACGATGTGCGCTTTGTTGAAGATGACTGGGAAAGCCCGACTTTGGGCGCGTGGGGCTTGGGCTGGGAAGTGTGGCTCAACGGCATGGAAGTAACGCAATTTACCTACTTCCAGCAAGTGGGTGGCCTCGATTGCAAGCCGGTATTGGGCGAGATCACTTATGGCGTGGAGCGTCTGGCGATGTACCTGCAGGGGGTAGATAATATCTACGACATCGTTTGGACCGAATATCCAAATGGCCAAAAAGTGACTTACGGCGATATTTATCACCAAAACGAAGTTGAGCAATCAATCTACAACTTCGAGCAATCGAACGTGCCGTTCTTGTTTGACCAGTTCAATCACTTTGAATCGGAAGCGCGTCGTCTGATCGAAGGTGGCTTGGCGTTACCGGGCTTTGAGATGGTGATGAAATGCTCGCACATGTTCAACTTGCTCGATGCGCGTGGCGCGATTTCGGTGACTGAACGTGCCGCTTATATTGGTCGTGTTCGTACCTTGGCGCGTTTAGTAGCACAAGCCTACTATGATTCACGTGAGGCTTTGGGTTTCCCAATGTGCTCTGCGGCCGAGCTAGCTGCGACCAAGTAA